In Rhodothermus profundi, the genomic stretch GCTTACCCGCAACCTCCAGGTTCTGCTAACCCGGTATGAGACAATCGAACGCTTCGTGGCTGCCCATCTCTCCTCTGATGCCCCGGACATTGGTCCCGCTATCGAAGCCCTGAGCCGGGCGCTCTGCCTCCTACCGGAAACGCCTCAGCGCCTGCGCAAACATCTACCCCGCCCCTCTGCGGGTAGCGCCTGTAAACGACTGGCGCTTTACTTTCGCTGGATGGTACGTTCAGGCCCTGTCGATCTGGGACTGTGGCAAACGGTACGGCCCGCCCAACTGGTAATACCGCTGGACGTGCACGTGGGACGGCAGGCACGGGCCTGGGGGTTGCTGCGCCGCAACGCCAACGACTGGAAGGCTGTTCAAGAACTCACCGCGATCTGCCGACAGCTTTGCCCAGAGGATCCGGTGCGTTACGACTTTGCGCTTTTTGGCGCAGCGCTGCTTAACAGTAACGAGGGTACCAGCGTTTCACCGACCGCACGGTAGGTCCGATTGTAGTAAAGCAAAGGTGGCCCCTCCTCCCGCACCTCAATTTCCATCACCTCGCCCACAAAGATCGTGTGATCACCTGCCTCGAGCCTGCGATACGGTCGGCAGTGCAACACGGCCAGCACGCCTTCCAGCACAGGAGTGCCTTCGGCGTGCAGCTGATAAGCCAATCCCTCAAACTGCTCCTGCCCGCTCAAGCCGGGCTCAGCAAAGCGCTGGCTCAATGCCACTTGCTCGGCTCCCAGGATATGCACGGCAAAATAGCGAGCCTGCAGCAGCAGCGGATGCATGCGAGCCCGTCGAGCTACATTGAAAGAAATAAGCGGCGGCTCCAACGAGACGCTCGTAAAGGAGCCAATGGTGATGCCCCGCATTTCACCATCGGCAGCTGCTGTCACCACCGTAACCGGCG encodes the following:
- a CDS encoding flavin reductase family protein, yielding MTTHALGEVLRQVMRRVPSPVTVVTAAADGEMRGITIGSFTSVSLEPPLISFNVARRARMHPLLLQARYFAVHILGAEQVALSQRFAEPGLSGQEQFEGLAYQLHAEGTPVLEGVLAVLHCRPYRRLEAGDHTIFVGEVMEIEVREEGPPLLYYNRTYRAVGETLVPSLLLSSAAPKSAKS
- a CDS encoding TIGR02757 family protein, producing MMEIDRQMLDALVSRYEQPDFIATDPIAIPHAFDDPRDQEVIGLYAALLAWGRRSLILRKLEELCARMDYRPYHFVRFFAPERDADRLRTFRHRTFQPEDAFWLTRNLQVLLTRYETIERFVAAHLSSDAPDIGPAIEALSRALCLLPETPQRLRKHLPRPSAGSACKRLALYFRWMVRSGPVDLGLWQTVRPAQLVIPLDVHVGRQARAWGLLRRNANDWKAVQELTAICRQLCPEDPVRYDFALFGAALLNSNEGTSVSPTAR